In Bacteroidota bacterium, the genomic stretch AGAGAGAACAAAATAAGGATTAATCTTTCCTGTGTGGGTTTAAAGCGTAGTTCATTTCTATTTTATAATCAATTTTTCAAGGGTAACTACATCAAAATTATCATATTAATTACGCTATCTTTATTCATTTTAAATATTGATTTTTAAATATTTACAATGTTTTTTAGGAGCTTTTTATATTTATTTTTATACTCATAAAATATCTAATTAAAGAATTAACCATACTATTTTTAAAATGAAGTTATCGATTATTGATACAGATAGATGTGTTGGATGCCAGAGTTGCATGTTTGCATGCTCGCGAAGAAGAGGAAAAGCTGGGCTGACCAATACCAGTATTATGATTAAATCAAAAGGAGGAATTGAAACCGGATTTATGGTAATTGTATGTTGTTCTTGCATGAATCCACCATGTGCACGCGTATGTCCTACCGGAGCGCTCATTCCGAACAAAACCGGTGGGGTAAAACTGGATCCATACAAATGCAATGGTTGCGGATTTTGCAAAGAAGCATGCATTATTGGAGCGGTGAACTGGGACACCGATAATGAAAAACCGGAAATCTGCATCCAATGCGGGTATTGTGTACACTATTGCCCACGTGGAGTTATTGAACTTATTAAATTATAGCGTATTCATTATGATAACTGAAAATACATTTCACAGAGTT encodes the following:
- a CDS encoding 4Fe-4S binding protein — encoded protein: MFACSRRRGKAGLTNTSIMIKSKGGIETGFMVIVCCSCMNPPCARVCPTGALIPNKTGGVKLDPYKCNGCGFCKEACIIGAVNWDTDNEKPEICIQCGYCVHYCPRGVIELIKL